From a single Lactococcus allomyrinae genomic region:
- a CDS encoding L-lactate dehydrogenase: MAEKQRKKVILVGDGAVGSSYAFALVNQGIAQELGIVDIFKEKTQGDAEDLSHALAFTSPKKIYSADYSDAHDADLVVLTSGAPQKPGETRLDLVEKNLRITKDVVTKIVDSGFKGIFLVAANPVDILTYATWKFSGFPKNRVVGSGTSLDTARFRQALGEKVGVDARSIHAYIMGEHGDSEFAVWSHANVAGVKLEQWFQENKYLNEEEIVELFESVRDAAYSIIAKKGATFYGVAVALARITKAILDDEHSVLPVSVFQDGQYGIDDCYLGQPAVVGAEGVVNPIHIPLNDAEMQKMQASGAQLKSIIEEAFQKEEFASAIKN; the protein is encoded by the coding sequence ATGGCTGAAAAACAACGTAAAAAAGTAATCCTCGTTGGTGATGGTGCAGTAGGTTCATCATATGCTTTTGCGCTCGTAAACCAAGGAATTGCCCAAGAATTGGGAATCGTTGATATTTTTAAAGAAAAAACTCAAGGAGATGCAGAAGATCTTTCTCATGCATTGGCATTTACTTCGCCTAAAAAAATCTACTCTGCAGATTACTCTGATGCTCATGATGCTGACCTTGTTGTCTTGACTTCTGGAGCACCACAAAAACCAGGTGAAACTCGTCTTGATTTAGTTGAAAAAAATCTTCGTATTACTAAAGATGTTGTTACTAAAATTGTAGATTCAGGATTTAAAGGAATTTTTCTTGTTGCCGCTAATCCAGTAGATATTTTGACTTATGCAACATGGAAATTCTCTGGTTTCCCTAAAAACCGTGTTGTAGGTTCAGGAACATCACTTGATACTGCTCGTTTCCGTCAAGCCTTGGGAGAAAAAGTTGGCGTTGATGCTCGTTCAATTCATGCGTATATCATGGGTGAACATGGTGATTCAGAGTTTGCTGTTTGGTCACATGCCAATGTTGCGGGTGTTAAATTAGAACAATGGTTCCAAGAAAATAAATATCTCAATGAAGAAGAAATTGTTGAACTGTTCGAATCTGTTCGTGATGCCGCTTATTCAATCATTGCCAAAAAAGGTGCAACTTTCTATGGTGTAGCAGTAGCTCTTGCTCGTATCACAAAAGCAATCCTTGACGACGAACATTCTGTTTTGCCAGTATCTGTTTTTCAAGATGGCCAATATGGAATTGACGATTGCTACTTGGGTCAACCAGCAGTTGTCGGAGCTGAAGGTGTTGTGAATCCAATTCATATCCCATTGAATGATGCTGAAATGCAAAAAATGCAAGCCTCTGGTGCACAATTGAAATCAATTATTGAAGAAGCTTTTCAAAAAGAAGAATTTGCTTCAGCGATAAAAAACTAA
- a CDS encoding gamma-glutamyl-gamma-aminobutyrate hydrolase family protein, whose protein sequence is MKVIIAITADSMVEPSRVINQNFADFAPRDLKEVIIEAGGIPIILPFPENVSLADEFAREAVRLFDGLIIPGGPDIDPTFFGEEPIREIGRTAYQRDYYEIALVKAARKANKPIFGICRGLQLINVAFGGTLYQDLAVQNLGSNLKHSQSAPGGFPTHHVKIDESSHLYETFGSEAYVNSRHHQAVKDLAKGFNVIATAYDGVVEAIESKEEDILAVQWHPENMWRSNKLQLEIFEHFVECCEKSKIN, encoded by the coding sequence ATGAAAGTAATTATTGCTATAACAGCAGATAGTATGGTCGAGCCTTCTAGAGTTATCAATCAGAATTTTGCTGATTTTGCTCCAAGAGATTTGAAAGAAGTGATTATTGAAGCGGGAGGAATTCCGATTATATTACCGTTTCCTGAGAATGTGAGTCTTGCTGACGAGTTTGCCAGAGAAGCTGTGAGATTATTTGATGGGTTGATTATTCCAGGCGGTCCAGATATTGATCCAACTTTTTTTGGTGAGGAGCCAATTCGTGAAATAGGTCGTACAGCTTATCAACGCGATTATTATGAAATTGCTCTAGTGAAAGCTGCAAGGAAAGCAAATAAACCTATATTTGGGATTTGTCGTGGTTTACAACTTATTAATGTGGCATTTGGAGGGACACTCTATCAAGATTTGGCCGTACAAAATCTGGGGAGCAATCTCAAACACAGTCAATCTGCACCAGGCGGTTTCCCAACACATCACGTAAAAATTGACGAGTCAAGTCATTTGTATGAAACTTTTGGGTCTGAGGCTTATGTTAACTCGCGCCATCATCAGGCTGTTAAAGATTTAGCGAAAGGTTTTAATGTGATTGCAACAGCTTATGATGGAGTTGTTGAGGCGATTGAATCAAAGGAAGAAGATATTTTAGCGGTTCAGTGGCATCCAGAGAATATGTGGCGTTCAAATAAGTTGCAACTAGAGATTTTTGAGCACTTTGTAGAGTGTTGTGAGAAATCAAAGATAAATTAG